In Penicillium oxalicum strain HP7-1 chromosome I, whole genome shotgun sequence, a single window of DNA contains:
- a CDS encoding Phytoene desaturase, with translation MDTTRRRKKVVVIGAGVGGIATAARLAQCGLDVSVYEKNDFVGGKCSSIMQNGYRFDRGPSLLLMTEVFEETYRHLGTSMSSEGVELLKCDPNCNFWFPDGQCFTTSTDIARMKNQLEKLDGQHGFQSFLSFLEESHHHYQQSIPHVLNKDFANYFALLRPGFLRYLFKLHPFHTVWQRVSHFFQPHQLRQVFSLASMYLGMSPFDTPGTYTLLQYTELTAGIWYPRGGFNRIARTLVDVGERLGVKYHLSQPVKSVSISSDKKARGITLDADEIIEADAVVVNADLLYAYEELFPSHQSKPDVTREKEDVSCSAITFYWSMSQRIPQLESHNMFVGQPSGEQFPDVYWNRDRETMPSFYVHVPSRTDPSAAPEGKDTVMALVLVENVDMSKTTQENHLDSLIAATRQYVLSSMQSRLGVDLRDFIEHETLHSPTTWHQMFNSHRGSVFGLNHDFFNILSFRPHTKHDVIDGVYFVGASTHPGAGVPTCLSGAKITAERILRDLDIPIAWEGDAIRPQKEAAKATVVEPSGAWKGLALVSAVLGIVAVWRA, from the exons ATGGATAcaacaaggagaagaaagaaggtgGTTGTTATTG GGGCTGGAGTGGGTGGCATCGCAACCGCGGCCAGGTTAGCACAGTGTGGACTGGATGTCTCCGTCTACGAGAAGAATGACTTTGTGGGAGGAAAATGTAGCAGTATAATGCAAAACGGATAC CGCTTCGATCGTGGCCCGTCTCTCCTGCTCATGACTGAGGTCTTTGAGGAGACATATCGACACCTGGGGACTTCCATGTCATCAGAAGGCGTCGAGTTGCTCAAGTGTGATCCGAACTGCAACTTCTGGTTTCCCGACGGACAGTGTTTTACCACATCGACCGATATTGCCCGAATGAAGAACCAactggagaagctggatggTCAACATGGGTTCCAAAGTTTTCTGTCCTTTCTCGAGGAGTCGCATCACCACTACCAACAAAGCATCCCGCATGTGCTGAACAAGGACTTTGCCAATTACTTTGCACTCTTGCGACCCGGATTTTTGCGCTACTTATTCAAACTGCATCCTTTCCACACAGTCTGGCAGCGTGTGTCACATTTCTTCCAGCCTCATCAGTTGCGACAAGTCTTCAGTCTTGCAAGCATGTACCTCGGCATGTCGCCATTTGATACACCGGGGACGTACACTCTTCTTCAATACACGGAGCTGACTGCTGGGATATGGTATCCCCGTGGGGGATTTAATCGA ATCGCGAGAACGCTAGTGGACGTCGGTGAAAGATTGGGTGTCAAGTATCATCTCTCGCAGCCTGTCAAGAGTGTGTCGATATCATCGGATAAGAAAGCTCGAGGAATCACATTGGACGCGGACGAGATCATTGAAGCCGACGCAGTCGTGGTGAACGCTGACCTCCTCTATGCCTACGAAGAGCTCTTCCCCTCACACCAGTCCAAGCCTGATGTGACCAGGGAAAAAGAGGATGTATCCTGCAGCGCCATTACCTTCTACTGGTCCATGTCCCAACGGATCCCACAGCTGGAGTCTCACAACATGTTCGTGGGACAACCGAGTGGGGAGCAATTCCCCGACGTGTACTGGAACCGAGATCGTGAAACCATGCCCTCCTTCTACGTCCATGTGCCATCTCGCACCGATCCGTCCGCCGCACCGGAGGGCAAAGATACCGTGATGGCACTAGTGCTGGTCGAGAACGTGGATATGTCGAAGACGACGCAAGAGAACCACCTGGACAGCCTCATCGCCGCCACACGCCAGTATGTCCTATCGTCGATGCAAAGTCGCCTCGGCGTGGATCTCCGCGACTTCATCGAGCATGAGACGCTACATTCACCAACCACTTGGCATCAGATGTTCAACTCGCATCGCGGCTCGGTGTTTGGACTCAATCACGACTTCTTCAATATTCTCTCTTTCCGGCCCCACACCAAACATGACGTCATTGACGGTGTGTACTTTGTGGGCGCGAGTACGCATCCCGGCGCGGGTGTGCCCACCTGCCTGTCGGGCGCAAAAATTACCGCCGAACGGATCTTGCGCGACTTGGACATTCCGATCGCCTGGGAGGGCGATGCGATCCGACCTCAGAAGGAAGCGGCCAAAGCCACCGTGGTGGAACCCTCAGGGGCGTGGAAAGGACTTGCGCTCGTGTCTGCGGTACTGGGGATTGTTGCCGTCTGGCGAGCgtga